Proteins co-encoded in one Medicago truncatula cultivar Jemalong A17 chromosome 8, MtrunA17r5.0-ANR, whole genome shotgun sequence genomic window:
- the LOC120577708 gene encoding uncharacterized protein At2g02148 isoform X3, producing MRYGKSQRELRFGYSFEHQKPQVWTLHSFFFLSLPIHVRISVNPTPISEPIYRATVKIGSKKKMSTRVPEHYNLNSPTSFIESPLHVLNSVDTRTTAPSIDDITTTEDHAAAVCLPLHSTEIDEDRSSLETSESSRTFYDILTIDDVSPIESARARFMQIVMDYFIDDHVIEVIDSDVDYVDQDKMNKRRTRETRYEGDPNFALPLMYVANMYECLVNEVNIRLASLNGIRDKSIGVALEAAGGLYRRLAKKFPKKGPCTYKRRELATSTETRTRFPELVIQEEKRVRFVVVNGLKIVERPNSVPIDDAEWFKRLTGRNEVAISANDYKFYSPRHKYRRGASISLPNIPDIPSYPGADNSTTLNTTQGYRSPQSQHQALGKHHMQSLAHQPQFHPGLQNNQTMHQSQHGGPYSHNHQNGPPSHLSEISHSHQPSISQQMSCLQSFTGGHVGGRLHMMPPSPAKFCDECGAPYLRETSKFCSECGSKRLGI from the exons atgaggTATGGTAAGAGTCAAAGGGAGCTGAGGTTTGGATACAGCTTTGAGCACCAGAAACCTCAGGTTTGGACTCTCCACTCTTTCTTTTTCCTCTCTCTCCCAATTCACGTTCGGATATCCGTTAATCCCACACCAATCTCCGAACCAATTTACCGAGCCACCGTGAAAATTGgttcgaaaaaaaaaatgagcacTAGGGTTCCGGAACACTACAATCTCAACTCTCCCACTTCCTTCATCGAAAGCCCTCTCCACGTCCTCAACTCCGTCGATACCCGAACCACCGCCCCCTCCATCGACGACATCACCACCACCGAAGATCACGCCGCCGCCGTCTGTTTGCCACTTCACAGTACAGAAATCGATGAAGATCGCTCCAGTCTCGAAACAAGCGAATCTTCTAGAACCTTCTACGATATCTTAACCATTGACG ATGTTTCGCCGATTGAATCAGCTAGAGCGAGGTTTATGCAAATTGTGATGGATTATTTTATCGATGATCATGTGATTGAAGTGATTGATTCGGATGTTGATTATGTTGATCAAGATAAAATGAACAAGAGGAGGACGAGAGAGACTCGGTATGAAGGAGATCCGAATTTCGCGCTGCCTTTGATGTATGTAGCTAATATGTACGAGTGTTTGGTTAATGAAGTTAATATTAGGCTTGCTTCGTTGAATGGTATCCGCGACAAGTCTATCGGTGTTGCTCTTGAAGCTGCTGGTGGTTTGTATAGAAGACTTGCTAAGAAATTTCCTAAAAAAG GACCGTGTACATATAAGAGAAGAGAATTGGCAACTTCAACGGAGACGAGGACTAGGTTTCCGGAACTAGTTATACAGGAAGAGAAGCGTGTTCGCTTTGTGGTAGTGAATGGATTGAAAATTGTTGAAAGACCGAATTCTGTGCCTATTGATGACGCTGAGTG gtttaaaagatTGACTGGTCGGAATGAAGTAGCAATCTCAGCTAACGATTATAAATTTTACTCTCCAAGACACAAATATAGGCGTGGTGCATCAATTTCACTTCCAAATATCCCAGATATCCCT AGTTATCCTGGTGCAGACAATTCTACGACATTGAATACTACTCAAGGATATCGCTCA CCACAAAGTCAGCACCAAGCCCTTGGCAAACATCACATGCAATCACTGGCACATCAACCCCAGTTTCACCCTGGTCTCCAGAACAATCAAACTATGCACCAAAGTCAGCATGGAGGGCCCTATTCTCATAACCATCAAAATGGCCCCCCTTCACACCTATCTGAAATTTCTCATTCTCACCAGCCATCAATATCTCAACAGATGAGTTGCTTACAATCTTTCACAGGTGGCCATGTCGGAGGACGCTTGCACATGATG CCACCAAGTCCTGCGAAGTTTTGCGATGAATGTGGGGCTCCCTATTTGAGGGAAACATCAAAGTTTTGCTCCGAATGTGGTTCAAAGAGGTTAGGAATATGA
- the LOC120577624 gene encoding protein SLOW GREEN 1, chloroplastic yields MISTIPNSPSFSILSFNPTITNTPSQFPPLRSRHRRITVKAQSSNSPILHHLKTLAGSALFTAATTTAALTFPASPARAEPPPTLTEVIDETDAVVADAGTTSPLSEFLETDNESIEALKSLLQQKLELGEDEEALKILKNLISLQPEETEWKFIAARLTIEMGDTDTARSFYEEILKSNPLSFEALFENALLMDRCGEGEAVIERLEDALRVAVEDNKEKEARDVKLIMAQIQFLRKNVDEALGLYEVLIKEDPDDFRPYFCRGMIYTLLDKNDEAKEQFAKYKELSPKKLEVDGYWRTFLSRIKDFGTDQHMTRFCCLIFSMILLFTCT; encoded by the exons ATGATTTCCACTATCCCCAATTCACCCTCTTTCTCCATCCTATCCTTTAATCCCACCATCACCAAcaccccttctcaatttccccCTCTCCGCTCTCGCCACCGTCGAATCACCGTCAAAGCTCAATCTTCCAACTCCCCCATCCTCCACCACCTCAAAACCCTCGCCGGATCAGCACTCTTCACTGCTGCAACCACCACCGCTGCACTCACATTCCCCGCTTCCCCAGCCAGAGCCGAACCACCACCGACACTCACCGAAGTCATTGACGAAACCGATGCCGTTGTCGCCGACGCCGGAACGACCTCTCCCTTATCGGAATTCCTCGAAACGGACAATGAATCCATTGAAGCTCTGAAGTCTTTACTTCAGCAAAAACTTGAACTCGGCGAAGACGAAGAAGCGTTGAAGATCCTCAAAAACTTGATCTCACTTCAACCAGAAGAAACAGAGTGGAAATTCATCGCTGCAAGGTTAACGATCGAAATGGGAGACACAGACACCGCACGAAGTTTCTACGAAGAAATCTTAAAGTCAAACCCGCTTTCCTTCGAAGCGCTTTTCGAAAATGCGCTTTTGATGGACCGTTGCGGAGAAGGTGAAGCTGTGATTGAGAGGCTGGAAGATGCTCTTAGAGTTGCAGTGGAAGACAACAAGGAAAAAGAAGCAAGGGATGTGAAGTTGATAATGGCTCAGATTCAGTTTCTTCGGAAGAATGTTGATGAAGCTTTGGGTCTGTATGAGGTATTAATCAAAGAAGATCCTGATGATTTTAGACCTTATTTTTGCAGGGGAATGATTTATACATTGCTTGATAAGAATGATGAAGCTAAGGAACAGTTTGCAAAGTATAAGGAATTGTCACCTAAGAAATTGGAGGTTGATGGGTATTGGAGAACCTTTTTGTCAAGGATCAAAGATTTTGGTACTG ATCAACACATGACAAGGTTTTGCTGTCTAATCTTTTCAATGATTCTTCTCTTTACTTGCACCTGA
- the LOC120577678 gene encoding V-type proton ATPase subunit F: protein MANRVPIPANNSSLIAMIADEDTIVGFLLAGVGNVDIRRKTNYLIVDSKTTVKQIEDAFKEFTTREDIAIVLISQFVANMIRFLVDSYNKPVPAILEIPSKDHPYDPAHDSVLSRVKYLFNAESVAGDRR from the exons ATGGCCAACAGAGTTCCGATTCCTGCCAACAATTCATCACTTATTGCCATGATTGCTGACGAG GATACCATAGTTGGGTTTCTTTTGGCTGGAGTGGGAAACGTTGACATACGTCGGAAGACAAATTACCTTATTGTGGATTCAA AAACGACTGTCAAACAAATCGAGGATGCATTCAAAGAATTCACAACACGGGAGGATATTGCAATTGTGCTGATTAGCCAATTT GTTGCAAATATGATAAGGTTTCTGGTTGATAGTTATAACAAGCCTGTTCCTGCAATTCTTGAAATCCCTTCAAAAGACCACCCTTATGATCCTGCTCATGATTCAGTTCTTTCACGGGTGAAGTATCTCTTCAATGCTGAATCAGTGGCAGGTGATAGACGTTGA
- the LOC120577708 gene encoding uncharacterized protein At2g02148 isoform X1: MRYGKSQRELRFGYSFEHQKPQVWTLHSFFFLSLPIHVRISVNPTPISEPIYRATVKIGSKKKMSTRVPEHYNLNSPTSFIESPLHVLNSVDTRTTAPSIDDITTTEDHAAAVCLPLHSTEIDEDRSSLETSESSRTFYDILTIDVDVSPIESARARFMQIVMDYFIDDHVIEVIDSDVDYVDQDKMNKRRTRETRYEGDPNFALPLMYVANMYECLVNEVNIRLASLNGIRDKSIGVALEAAGGLYRRLAKKFPKKGPCTYKRRELATSTETRTRFPELVIQEEKRVRFVVVNGLKIVERPNSVPIDDAEWFKRLTGRNEVAISANDYKFYSPRHKYRRGASISLPNIPDIPSYPGADNSTTLNTTQGYRSPQSQHQALGKHHMQSLAHQPQFHPGLQNNQTMHQSQHGGPYSHNHQNGPPSHLSEISHSHQPSISQQMSCLQSFTGGHVGGRLHMMPPSPAKFCDECGAPYLRETSKFCSECGSKSFVSTELQEAESLKISSLHFRLFCYVTGHIFAN, from the exons atgaggTATGGTAAGAGTCAAAGGGAGCTGAGGTTTGGATACAGCTTTGAGCACCAGAAACCTCAGGTTTGGACTCTCCACTCTTTCTTTTTCCTCTCTCTCCCAATTCACGTTCGGATATCCGTTAATCCCACACCAATCTCCGAACCAATTTACCGAGCCACCGTGAAAATTGgttcgaaaaaaaaaatgagcacTAGGGTTCCGGAACACTACAATCTCAACTCTCCCACTTCCTTCATCGAAAGCCCTCTCCACGTCCTCAACTCCGTCGATACCCGAACCACCGCCCCCTCCATCGACGACATCACCACCACCGAAGATCACGCCGCCGCCGTCTGTTTGCCACTTCACAGTACAGAAATCGATGAAGATCGCTCCAGTCTCGAAACAAGCGAATCTTCTAGAACCTTCTACGATATCTTAACCATTGACG TAGATGTTTCGCCGATTGAATCAGCTAGAGCGAGGTTTATGCAAATTGTGATGGATTATTTTATCGATGATCATGTGATTGAAGTGATTGATTCGGATGTTGATTATGTTGATCAAGATAAAATGAACAAGAGGAGGACGAGAGAGACTCGGTATGAAGGAGATCCGAATTTCGCGCTGCCTTTGATGTATGTAGCTAATATGTACGAGTGTTTGGTTAATGAAGTTAATATTAGGCTTGCTTCGTTGAATGGTATCCGCGACAAGTCTATCGGTGTTGCTCTTGAAGCTGCTGGTGGTTTGTATAGAAGACTTGCTAAGAAATTTCCTAAAAAAG GACCGTGTACATATAAGAGAAGAGAATTGGCAACTTCAACGGAGACGAGGACTAGGTTTCCGGAACTAGTTATACAGGAAGAGAAGCGTGTTCGCTTTGTGGTAGTGAATGGATTGAAAATTGTTGAAAGACCGAATTCTGTGCCTATTGATGACGCTGAGTG gtttaaaagatTGACTGGTCGGAATGAAGTAGCAATCTCAGCTAACGATTATAAATTTTACTCTCCAAGACACAAATATAGGCGTGGTGCATCAATTTCACTTCCAAATATCCCAGATATCCCT AGTTATCCTGGTGCAGACAATTCTACGACATTGAATACTACTCAAGGATATCGCTCA CCACAAAGTCAGCACCAAGCCCTTGGCAAACATCACATGCAATCACTGGCACATCAACCCCAGTTTCACCCTGGTCTCCAGAACAATCAAACTATGCACCAAAGTCAGCATGGAGGGCCCTATTCTCATAACCATCAAAATGGCCCCCCTTCACACCTATCTGAAATTTCTCATTCTCACCAGCCATCAATATCTCAACAGATGAGTTGCTTACAATCTTTCACAGGTGGCCATGTCGGAGGACGCTTGCACATGATG CCACCAAGTCCTGCGAAGTTTTGCGATGAATGTGGGGCTCCCTATTTGAGGGAAACATCAAAGTTTTGCTCCGAATGTGGTTCAAAGAG CTTTGTCAGTACAGAACTTCAAGAAGCTGAAAGCTTGAAGATATCAAGTTTACATTTTCGGCTCTTTTGCTACGTTACTGGGCATATTTTTGCTAATTAA
- the LOC120577708 gene encoding uncharacterized protein At2g02148 isoform X4, producing MRYGKSQRELRFGYSFEHQKPQVWTLHSFFFLSLPIHVRISVNPTPISEPIYRATVKIGSKKKMSTRVPEHYNLNSPTSFIESPLHVLNSVDTRTTAPSIDDITTTEDHAAAVCLPLHSTEIDEDRSSLETSESSRTFYDILTIDVDVSPIESARARFMQIVMDYFIDDHVIEVIDSDVDYVDQDKMNKRRTRETRYEGDPNFALPLMYVANMYECLVNEVNIRLASLNGIRDKSIGVALEAAGGLYRRLAKKFPKKGPCTYKRRELATSTETRTRFPELVIQEEKRVRFVVVNGLKIVERPNSVPIDDAEWFKRLTGRNEVAISANDYKFYSPRHKYRRGASISLPNIPDIPSYPGADNSTTLNTTQGYRSPQSQHQALGKHHMQSLAHQPQFHPGLQNNQTMHQSQHGGPYSHNHQNGPPSHLSEISHSHQPSISQQMSCLQSFTGGHVGGRLHMMNYFILC from the exons atgaggTATGGTAAGAGTCAAAGGGAGCTGAGGTTTGGATACAGCTTTGAGCACCAGAAACCTCAGGTTTGGACTCTCCACTCTTTCTTTTTCCTCTCTCTCCCAATTCACGTTCGGATATCCGTTAATCCCACACCAATCTCCGAACCAATTTACCGAGCCACCGTGAAAATTGgttcgaaaaaaaaaatgagcacTAGGGTTCCGGAACACTACAATCTCAACTCTCCCACTTCCTTCATCGAAAGCCCTCTCCACGTCCTCAACTCCGTCGATACCCGAACCACCGCCCCCTCCATCGACGACATCACCACCACCGAAGATCACGCCGCCGCCGTCTGTTTGCCACTTCACAGTACAGAAATCGATGAAGATCGCTCCAGTCTCGAAACAAGCGAATCTTCTAGAACCTTCTACGATATCTTAACCATTGACG TAGATGTTTCGCCGATTGAATCAGCTAGAGCGAGGTTTATGCAAATTGTGATGGATTATTTTATCGATGATCATGTGATTGAAGTGATTGATTCGGATGTTGATTATGTTGATCAAGATAAAATGAACAAGAGGAGGACGAGAGAGACTCGGTATGAAGGAGATCCGAATTTCGCGCTGCCTTTGATGTATGTAGCTAATATGTACGAGTGTTTGGTTAATGAAGTTAATATTAGGCTTGCTTCGTTGAATGGTATCCGCGACAAGTCTATCGGTGTTGCTCTTGAAGCTGCTGGTGGTTTGTATAGAAGACTTGCTAAGAAATTTCCTAAAAAAG GACCGTGTACATATAAGAGAAGAGAATTGGCAACTTCAACGGAGACGAGGACTAGGTTTCCGGAACTAGTTATACAGGAAGAGAAGCGTGTTCGCTTTGTGGTAGTGAATGGATTGAAAATTGTTGAAAGACCGAATTCTGTGCCTATTGATGACGCTGAGTG gtttaaaagatTGACTGGTCGGAATGAAGTAGCAATCTCAGCTAACGATTATAAATTTTACTCTCCAAGACACAAATATAGGCGTGGTGCATCAATTTCACTTCCAAATATCCCAGATATCCCT AGTTATCCTGGTGCAGACAATTCTACGACATTGAATACTACTCAAGGATATCGCTCA CCACAAAGTCAGCACCAAGCCCTTGGCAAACATCACATGCAATCACTGGCACATCAACCCCAGTTTCACCCTGGTCTCCAGAACAATCAAACTATGCACCAAAGTCAGCATGGAGGGCCCTATTCTCATAACCATCAAAATGGCCCCCCTTCACACCTATCTGAAATTTCTCATTCTCACCAGCCATCAATATCTCAACAGATGAGTTGCTTACAATCTTTCACAGGTGGCCATGTCGGAGGACGCTTGCACATGATG AACTATTTTATCTTATGCTGA
- the LOC120577708 gene encoding uncharacterized protein At2g02148 isoform X2: MRYGKSQRELRFGYSFEHQKPQVWTLHSFFFLSLPIHVRISVNPTPISEPIYRATVKIGSKKKMSTRVPEHYNLNSPTSFIESPLHVLNSVDTRTTAPSIDDITTTEDHAAAVCLPLHSTEIDEDRSSLETSESSRTFYDILTIDDVSPIESARARFMQIVMDYFIDDHVIEVIDSDVDYVDQDKMNKRRTRETRYEGDPNFALPLMYVANMYECLVNEVNIRLASLNGIRDKSIGVALEAAGGLYRRLAKKFPKKGPCTYKRRELATSTETRTRFPELVIQEEKRVRFVVVNGLKIVERPNSVPIDDAEWFKRLTGRNEVAISANDYKFYSPRHKYRRGASISLPNIPDIPSYPGADNSTTLNTTQGYRSPQSQHQALGKHHMQSLAHQPQFHPGLQNNQTMHQSQHGGPYSHNHQNGPPSHLSEISHSHQPSISQQMSCLQSFTGGHVGGRLHMMPPSPAKFCDECGAPYLRETSKFCSECGSKSFVSTELQEAESLKISSLHFRLFCYVTGHIFAN; encoded by the exons atgaggTATGGTAAGAGTCAAAGGGAGCTGAGGTTTGGATACAGCTTTGAGCACCAGAAACCTCAGGTTTGGACTCTCCACTCTTTCTTTTTCCTCTCTCTCCCAATTCACGTTCGGATATCCGTTAATCCCACACCAATCTCCGAACCAATTTACCGAGCCACCGTGAAAATTGgttcgaaaaaaaaaatgagcacTAGGGTTCCGGAACACTACAATCTCAACTCTCCCACTTCCTTCATCGAAAGCCCTCTCCACGTCCTCAACTCCGTCGATACCCGAACCACCGCCCCCTCCATCGACGACATCACCACCACCGAAGATCACGCCGCCGCCGTCTGTTTGCCACTTCACAGTACAGAAATCGATGAAGATCGCTCCAGTCTCGAAACAAGCGAATCTTCTAGAACCTTCTACGATATCTTAACCATTGACG ATGTTTCGCCGATTGAATCAGCTAGAGCGAGGTTTATGCAAATTGTGATGGATTATTTTATCGATGATCATGTGATTGAAGTGATTGATTCGGATGTTGATTATGTTGATCAAGATAAAATGAACAAGAGGAGGACGAGAGAGACTCGGTATGAAGGAGATCCGAATTTCGCGCTGCCTTTGATGTATGTAGCTAATATGTACGAGTGTTTGGTTAATGAAGTTAATATTAGGCTTGCTTCGTTGAATGGTATCCGCGACAAGTCTATCGGTGTTGCTCTTGAAGCTGCTGGTGGTTTGTATAGAAGACTTGCTAAGAAATTTCCTAAAAAAG GACCGTGTACATATAAGAGAAGAGAATTGGCAACTTCAACGGAGACGAGGACTAGGTTTCCGGAACTAGTTATACAGGAAGAGAAGCGTGTTCGCTTTGTGGTAGTGAATGGATTGAAAATTGTTGAAAGACCGAATTCTGTGCCTATTGATGACGCTGAGTG gtttaaaagatTGACTGGTCGGAATGAAGTAGCAATCTCAGCTAACGATTATAAATTTTACTCTCCAAGACACAAATATAGGCGTGGTGCATCAATTTCACTTCCAAATATCCCAGATATCCCT AGTTATCCTGGTGCAGACAATTCTACGACATTGAATACTACTCAAGGATATCGCTCA CCACAAAGTCAGCACCAAGCCCTTGGCAAACATCACATGCAATCACTGGCACATCAACCCCAGTTTCACCCTGGTCTCCAGAACAATCAAACTATGCACCAAAGTCAGCATGGAGGGCCCTATTCTCATAACCATCAAAATGGCCCCCCTTCACACCTATCTGAAATTTCTCATTCTCACCAGCCATCAATATCTCAACAGATGAGTTGCTTACAATCTTTCACAGGTGGCCATGTCGGAGGACGCTTGCACATGATG CCACCAAGTCCTGCGAAGTTTTGCGATGAATGTGGGGCTCCCTATTTGAGGGAAACATCAAAGTTTTGCTCCGAATGTGGTTCAAAGAG CTTTGTCAGTACAGAACTTCAAGAAGCTGAAAGCTTGAAGATATCAAGTTTACATTTTCGGCTCTTTTGCTACGTTACTGGGCATATTTTTGCTAATTAA